From Actinomyces procaprae:
GCTATTGGTGGCTCGACGACGCGCCTGACTGCGTCCGGTCCGGAGGCGTGCAGAGGTCGTTCGCACGCCTCCGGACCGTGCTGTGGGAGTCACAGGTCGGGGCTGCCGCGCGCGAGAACAGGATGGCCCCGGCGAGGCGTCACCGGCGGGCAGGGGGAGGCGCGGTTGTGCTACGAGTCACCAACGTGGGCTCGATGATGCGCCGGGTCGGCTCAGCGCGCCCGTTGATCCGTTCCAACAGTAGGTCGATCGCTGCTTTGCCGGTCTGCTCCCCCGATTGGTCGATGGTGGTCAATGAGACGCGCCGCAAGGCCGTGGCGTGGACATTGTCGTAGCCACTCACGCTCATGTCCCCGGGGACGGTCAGGCCTTGTTCTTCGATATAATCAAGTACTCCGAAGGCGACGGCGTCGGTTCCGGCGAATATGGCGGTAGGGCGATGCCGTCGTGTGAGTGCACGTTCGGCGGCGTCACGTCCCCCGGCTTCCGAGTAGTAGGTCTCAATTACGTCCGGGGTGAGCCCGTGGTTTTCCATCGCTCGGACGAATCCTCGGCGCCTCATCGTTTGCGACAGTAGATAACCGTTCTCAACGCTGGAGAGCGGCATGGCGGTGTGAGCGATCCACTCATGTCCCAGCGACACCAAGTGGTCGACCATGAGCTGTGCGCCATGATGCTCGTCGGTGACGACGGTGTCGAAGAGTTCCGGCTCCCCGTGGAGCGCCACCGTGGTCAGGGGCATGGTCTTGGCCAGTCGATTGAGAGACGCCATGTCGAGCCTGGGGGAGATCAGAATGATGCCGTCGACTTGCAGATCCACAAGCGAATCGATACGTCTGCGGTAGCCTTCAGGTGAAGTGCCGGCGATGGTGAGGATGTCCTGGTAGGGGGTGTCGGCGAGGCGGGAGGCAACGGCTTCGGCCACCTCGAACTGGAAGGGCGATTGGAAGTCCGTGAGTACCAGGCCGATGGTCTGCGAGCTGCCGCGCATGGTGCGCGCCCCGGTGCGGGGGCGATAGTTCAGTTTCTCGATGGCGGCCTCGACCCGCTGCCGCATCTGATCGGAGACCCCGTAGGCGTTGCGGAGCACTTTTGAGACGGCGGCGACCGAAACCCCGGCCTCGGCCGCAACATCCTTGATGGTGGCGCGCTTGCGGGGCTTCGACTGGCCTGATGGTACGGGAGATGCGGACACGTGGGCATTCTAGATGTAGTGCACCGTTCTACATAGCGTGAGATGGTGGCGTGGCTGTCGCGGTCGTTGCGCGAGATGGCAGGTCTGGGGGCTTGAGTGGCCGACTCTCGTGTATGTTGCGTCGCGAGACCATCTCCTTGACAACCGTCTTCGGAGGTTCTATCGTCGTCGTAGAACGTTGCACAGTCCGGTTGTGCAAGGTTCCGGCCGACAGTCGACGCCGACTCGGCCAGGAGTTCGTATCCCATCCGTCCAAGGGAGGACATCATGCGACTCGTCACCCGTCGCTCCATGCTCACCGGCTCCGCTGCTGTAACTATCGGTGCGATACTCGCCGCCTGCACCGGAGGAGCCAACAATACCGGCGGCGGTGCGGCCTCCGGAGGCGCCAAGGACACTCTCACCCTTGGCATGACCGCCGATATCGAAGGCTGGGATCCCAACAATCAACCCGGCTATCAGGGCTGGCCGGGAGAGGCGATTTGGGGGCTGGTGTGCCGTCCGAACGAGTTCGGCGAGCTCGAGCCCAGCCTGGCCGAATCCTGGGAGATCAGCGACGACCGCAGGAGCTTCACGGCGCACCTGCGCCAGGGCACCACCTTCTCCGACGGTGCTACGGCTGACGCCGAGGCCGTCAGAGCGAACTTCGAGTTCGCCGCTACCAATGAGGCCACGCGCAGCCTGTACGAGGGCATCACCTTCGATGTTCCTGATGCCCAGACCATCACGCTCACCTGGCCCGAGCCGCAGCCCCTCATGAATGACCGAATCTCCCGGGTCAAACTCACCTCGCCCGATTTGATCGACTCCGGCAACCTGAACGACAAGCCCGTGGGATTCGGCCCCTATCTGCTTGATGAGGCAGGAACCACCCGCGGATCCGTGTACTCCTTCACCAAGAACGAGGAGTACTGGGAAGCCGACGCCTACCCCTACGCCAAGCTCGTCTGCAAGGTGTACGCCTCCGAGACCGCCGCGCTGAACGCCCTCAAGACCGGCCAGATCGACGGCACCCTGGTTAACGCCCAGTCCTACGACGAGGTGACCGGCTCCGGGTTCGAGGTCAAGGAGATGAACGGTCAGACCACCCGGCTGCTGCTCACCGACCACAAGGGCGAGATCATCCCAGCTCTGGGTGATGTCCGCGTGCGCCAGGCCATCAACATGGTCTTCGACAAGCAGGCCATGGTCGACAACCTGTACGCAGGCCACGGTGAGGTCTCGCACCAGATCTTCCGCCCCGGTTCCACTGCATACCTAGATGACCTCGCCGACCCGTACCCCTTCGACGTAGACAAGGCCAAGTCCCTCATGGTCGAGGCGGGCTACGCCGAGGGTTTCGAGCTCGAGCTGCCCACCATGGATGGCCAGAACCACGACGTGCTCATGCCCTACGTAACCCAGCAGCTCGCCGAACTGAACATCACCGTCAAACAGGTGCCGCTAACCGGAGCCAACGCCATCGGCGACCTGCTCTCGGGTACTTACCCGGTGGTGCTGTGGCAGTTGGGCAATATCGGCGACTCTGTCCAGGACATCGACATCGTGGTACGCGACACCGGCTACTGGAATCTTGAGCATCAGAAGGACGAGTACGTCGACGAACAGTGGGACATCATCTGCACCGGCACCGACGAGGAAGCCGAGGCCGCGCAGAAGGCTATCAACCAGTACGTCATCGACCAGGCCTGGTTCGCCCCCATGGTCAACCCCACCTCCTTCTACGCCCATACCGCCAACGTCGTCATTGACAACGTCTCCGACCTTGAGGGCCTGGCCCCCAAGCTCCGCGACTTCCAGTGAATCGCCGCACAGGCTGAAAACCAGACAGGAAGTATTGATCATGCTTACCTCGGTATGGAGGAACCTGCTGCGATCGGTGGTCGTGCTCGCGGTCGTCACCTTCGTGGTCTTCTTCCTCATGTACGGCAACGGCCCGGGCATCGCCCGCGCCGTCATGGGGATGCAGGCCGAAGTCACCGAAGAGAATGTGGCCGCCAAGATGGTCGAACTAGGGCTCGACCAACCCCTCCTGGTTCAGTACGGGCATTGGGTGCAGGGGCTGTTCACCGGAGACCTCGGCCGCTCCTTCTACACCGGTCAGTCCGTGACCGAGGCCCTGGCCACGCGCGTGCCCGTCACCCTGGCCATCACCGCTGTCGCGCTCGTCCTCACGGCGCTGCTCAGCGTACTGCTGGGAGTCACCGCGGCGGTCAAGGGCGGTCGGATCGACAGGGTCCTCCAATTCCTTTCAATCCTCGGAACTGCGGTGCCCTCATTCATCACCTCGATCGTCTTGGTATTCCTGTTCGCGATCTTCTGGCGGGTGCTGCCCGCCACCGGCTATGTATCCCCGGACGTTTCTCTGGGAGGGTGGGCCGCGTCCATCACCCTGCCCGTGCTTGCCCTGCTCATCGGTGCCGTCTCCAGCGCTGCTCAGCAGTTCCGAACCGCCACCCTCGATCAGCTCGGTAAGGACTACGTGCGCACGTTGCGCGCCCGCGGCGTGAGCGAGCGAGCCGTCATCTTCCGCCACGTGCTGCGCAACGCCGCCGCACCGGGGCTGACCGTCCTCAGCCTCACCGTCTTCTCCCTCCTGGGCGGGGCGGTATTCATCGAGCAGGTCTTCGCCCTCCCGGGTCTGGGACAGCTCGCCAACTCCTCGGCGCAGATATTCGACGTACCCATGGTCATGGGGACCGTCCTGGTCACCGCTGTCATCGTACTGGTCGTCAACTTCCTGGGCGACCTGGCGATCACCCTCCTCAACCCGAAGGCGAGAACACGATGAGCACGCCAACCACTCCCACAACCGAAACAAACGTCTCAGATACTGTTACAGACACGTCCGGCGGCGATGGCAGAGAGAGCGCGGATAGCAGCGTATTACTCCGACTCCTGCGCAACCCCCTCGCGGACATTTGTCTACTCATTGTGGCAGCGGTCGTCCTCACCGCCGTCTTCGCCCCGCTGCTGGCTCGGTACGGTCCGAACGTCACCGACCTCGCAGCCACCAACGCCGCGCCAGGTACCCCCGGGCACCCGCTCGGCGGTGACGGCTCGGGACGTGACATCCTCTCCCGCCTCATCTGGGGGTCCCGGCAGACCGTCATCTCCTGCCTGCTGATGCTCGGCGTCTCCCTACTGGTGGGCGTGAGCAGCGGACTCGTGGCCGGCTTCTACCGCGGCCGCTTCGAAACCGTGGCCGGCTTTGTCACCGACGTGCTGATGTCGTTGCCCTCCATCATCCTGCTCATCGCCTTGTACGCGGTCACCGGCCCGAACATCCCGGTCATGATGGCCGTCTTCGGCCTGCTGACCGCGCCGACCTACTACCGCCTGGTGCGCTCTGTGGTCGTCTCGGTACGCAACGAGCTCTACGTCGACGCGGCCCGCGTTGTCGGGCTGTCCGACGCCCGCATCATCGGTCGCCACATCCTGTGGGCCGTGCGCGCCCCCATCGTCATCCAGGGCGCCTTCATCCTCGCCTCCGGCATCGGCACCGAGGCGGGAATGTCGTTCCTCGGGCTCGGCGATTCGGCCGGCGTCTCCTGGGGCGTCATGCTCCAGGTCTCCTTCAACGGCATCTACAACAACCCCGTCGCCGTCCTCTGGCCGGCTCTGGTCATTTCGGTGACCATCCTCGCCCTCATCCTCCTGGGTAATGCCCTGTCCGATGCGCTTCAGGCCTCCGCCCGGGCGCGCGTCGTCACCCGCCGCCAGCGCCGCGATGCGCTGGAGGTCACCATCGCCGCTCACCGGGACGACGTCGTCGCCGCCCCGGACCCGCAGGCCGCCGTTTCCATCCGCGGTCTGCGCGTCGGCTACACCACCGACAGTGGTTTCCGGGAGGTCGTCCACGGTATCGATTTGGATGTGCACAAGGGAGAGATTCACGGGCTCGTCGGGGAATCTGGATCCGGCAAGTCACAGATCGCCTTCTCTGTGCTGGGCATCCTCCCCAAGGAGGCGCTCAAACTGGGCGGCACGATCATGATCGACGGCGTCGACGTACTTGCCGACGAGGGCGCCATGCAGGCCACCCGCGGACACAAGGTCGCCTACGTGCCTCAGGAGCCCATGAGCAACCTCGACCCGTCCTTCACCATCGGGAAGCAACTCGCCTACGGCATGCGTGCCGTTACCGATCTGTCGAAGGATCAGATACGGGAGCGGACCATCTCCCTGCTGCACTCCGTCGGCATCGACGACGCCGAACGCGTCATGGGCCTGTATCCGCACGAGATCTCCGGTGGCATGGCCCAGCGGGTGCTCATCTGTGGTGCACTCGCATGCGAGCCGGATGTCATCGTCGCCGACGAGCCGACCACCGCCCTGGACGTCACCGTACAGGCCGAGGTCCTGGATCTGCTGCGCGAGTTTGCCCGCGAGGGCGGCCTAGCCCTCATCTTCGTCACCCACAACCTCGGTGTCGTCGCCGACCTGTGCGACACCGTCTCGGTCATGAAGGACGGGGAGATCATCGAGACCCAGGACGTCGAGTCCCTGTTCGCCCACCCCCGCGAGGAGTACACGCGCGACCTGCTGTCCTCCTCCCTCAGCGTCGAGCTCATGGAGGTCGAGTCATGACCAGTACGAAGGCCCAAGCCAAGTCCACCGGCACTCCACTCCTGGAAGTCGATGAACTCGTCGTCACCTTCCCGGGTGCCAGGCGCGGGCAGGGCACCACCGTGATCCACGGCGTCAGCCTTGACCTGCACGCAGGCGAGACCCTTTCCGTGGTCGGCGAGTCTGGCTCCGGTAAGACCACCATTGGTCGCGCCATCCTTGGCCTGGCCCCCGTCTCCGGCGGGGAAATCCGCTTCCGCGGCAGACGCATCTCCAATGTCTCCCGTGCCGAGCGCCGCGCCATCGCCAGAGACATTCAGGTCGTCTTCCAGGACCCGTACACCTCACTGAACCCCGCCATGCGAATCGGCGACATTCTCACCGAGCCCCTGCAGGCCGCCGGCATTGAGAACTCCCGGAAACGAGTCCTGGAGCTGCTCGACGCCGTCAACATGCCTGCGGACACCGCGGGGCGTTACCCCCGCGAGTTCTCCGGCGGCCAGCGCCAACGCATCGCCATCGCGCGGGCGCTCGCGCTGGACCCCGCCGTGATCATCTGTGACGAGCCCACTTCCGCCCTGGACGTCACCACCCAGGCGCGAGTGCTAACACTCTTCGAGGACATCCAGCAGGCCACCGGCGTCGCCTACCTGTTCATCAGCCACGACCTGGGCGTGGTCAACCGGGTCAGCGACCGCATCGCCGTGCTGCTGAAGGGGCGGGTCGTCGAGCTCGGTGACGCGCACCAGGTCGCCACCGCCCCGGCGCACGAGTACACGCACCGCCTGCAGATGGCCGCGCCCGTCGCCGACCCGGTCAAACAGCGCGCCCGGCGCGAGGCGCGCCTGGCACTCGCCCGCACCGCCTGAACGTTGCCGCGCCCGGCGGCCGGTCCTCGTCGCCACCGCCGGGCACGGTACCCCTACCGCTCACACCGCCCACTTCGCCACCGGAGACCCCGCAATGTCCGTACCCGCCGCCCCGTCCGTCGTCGCCCTGCGCTTCGAGCACCACCGCGCCACCAGCCGGCTCCTGGCCGTAGAAACCGCAGCCCCACGACTGTCCTGGCGCGTGATCGGTGCGCCGGCCGGCTGGCGGCAGGACGCCTACGAGGTCGAGGTGACCAGCACCGACGGAAACAGCACGCGCGTCACGGTCGAATCCGCCGAGCAGATCCTCGTGCCCTGGCCGACTGCGCCGCTCGCCTCTCGCCAGGCGGCAACCCTCCGCGTCCGCGTGCGCGGGGGAGCGGGTGACGTCGCCTCCACCCCCACCGGCGGCGACGCGGCGCGTCCCGACTCGCCCGAGCCCGCCGAAGTCGCGGCCTGGTCGCCCTGGTCGGCCCCGGCGGAGGTAGAGGCCGCCCTCTTCGACGACGCCGAATGGGAGGGTGCCTTCATCTCCCCGGTCGGCATTGGCGGCGTCGGCGAGCGGGCGCCCGTAATCTCCCGGACGGTCGAGGTACCGGAAGGTCTGCTCGCAGCCCGTCTACGGGCCACTGCCCACGGGATCTGCGAGCCCCGCATCAACGGCGTCCGCGTGGACGACTCTCTCCTGAACCCCGGCTGGACCTCCTACACCCATCGCCTCCAGGTGGTCACCTGGGATGTCACCGACATGCTGCACCCTGGCACTAACACCCTCGACGTCCTCCTTGGCAATGGCTGGTGGCGCGGTCGTTTGGGCTATTTGGGAGACTCGGCCGTGTACGGCGACCGACTCGCCCTAGCCGCTCAACTCGAACTTATTCACGACGATCGATCTCGAACCGTCTTCGCCACCGACGAGTCCTGGACCGCCCGCGAGTCCGCCGTCGTCGCCGACGACCTCTACGACGGGCAGACCACGGACCTGCGCCTGACAGACGGGTCCATCAATGCAGAAGAGACTGCTGAGCACCGTGTTGAGATAGTTCCTGCCACCCCGTCCGGCACCACCCGCGGAGCCACAGCCCCACAGCTCATCCCCCATGCCGCACCCCGCATTCGTCCCACCGGCGCTCTGCCCGCCCAGCGGGTCTGGAACTCGCCGAGCGGCAAGACTCTGGTCGACTTCGGACAGAACGCCGTCGGCGTCGTCCGCCTGACCGTACGCGGACTGGAATCCGGCACCGAGATCACCATCCGCCATGCTGAGGTCCTCGAGGACGGTGAACTCGGTATCCGCCCCCTGCGAGCGGCACGCGCCACCGACACCTGGATCCTGCCCGACGCTGGAGAACATGTTCTCCAGCCCACGCTCACCCTCCACGGTCTGCGCTACGCCGAGGTCTCCGGTATTCCGGACTTGGCCGCCCAGGATGTCGAACTGGTAATCATCGGCTCCGACCTGGAACCGGCCGGCGCCTTCCGCTGCTCCCATCCGCTCCTGAACCAACTGCATGACAACGTCGTGTGGTCGACACGCGGCAACTTCGTCTCCATCCCCACCGACTGCCCCCAGCGCGACGAACGGCTCGGCTGGACCGGAGACATTCAGGTCTTCGCACCCACCGCCGCCTACCTGTTCGACACCACCTCGTTCCTGCAGTCCTGGCTGATCGACCTCGCAGCCGAGCAGTACGAGGACGGAGGCGTGCGGCACTTCACCCCCACCTTCGAGCCGACCGTGAAGCATGCTCCCGCCGCCGCCTGGGGAGACGCCGCCACCCTGGTGCCCTGGGCCGTCTACGAGGCCACGGGCGACCCTGAGGTGCTGCGTGCCCAGCTGCCCTCTATGCGCGCCTGGGTGGACCGCGTGGCCACGCTGGCCGGGGAGGACCGCATCTGGTCTGGTGGATTCCAGTTCGGCGACTGGCTGGATCCCACCGCCCCGCCGGACCGTCCGGCCGATGCCAAGGCCGACCCCGACGTGGTCGCCACCGCCTATTTCATCCGCTCAGCCCGCGTCGTCGCCGACACGGCAGACAGACTTAACGAGGCCGTCGTCGCAGCGCATTACCGGCGTCTGGCCGATGAAGCACGTGCCGCCTTCAACCGCGCCTTCGTCACCCCTGCCGGGCGGATCCACTCCGACGCCCAGACCGTCTACGCGCTCGCCATCTGCTGGGACCTGCTTCCGACCGCGCAGCAGCGGGCCTTCGCCGGGGAGCGCCTGGCTGATCTGGTGCGCCTGTCAGGATTCCACATCGCCACCGGCTTCGTCGGCACCCCACTGGTCATCCCGGCCCTGGTCGCCACCGGGCACGCCGACGTAGCCGGTCGTCTGCTGCTCCAGACCGAGTGCCCATCATGGCTGTACCCGGTGACCATGGGGGCCACCACCATCTGGGAGCGCTGGGACTCCATGTTGCCCAACGGGGACATCAACCCCGGGGAGATGACCAGCTTCAACCACTACGCGCTGGGCGCCGTCGCCGACTGGCTGCACCGGGGCCTGGCGGGACTGTCGCCCGCAGTACCGGGGTGGGGGCACGTTGAGATCGCGCCTGCGCCCATCGACGGCGTCACCTCCGCCGCCACCAGCCACCTGAGTCCCTACGGTCGGATCGCCGTGAGTTGGGAGGTTCACAACGGCGTCCTGGAGCTCACGGCGGACCTGCCCGTTGGCGTGACCGGTACGGTCCGCCTGCCCGACGACTCACCGGACACTGCGGCCGTGGACATCGGCCCCGGCCATCATGCCTTCGCGGCGCCGCTGCCCGCCCGCGAGCGGCCGCGCCCCCGGACCGTGCGCGAACTCATGGACGACCCCGCCGCCTGGGAGGCGCTCATCGCAGTAATGGCGGACGCCGGGGACCTCACCGTCGACTCCGCCGGTCTGGCTCGTCGCATGCGACCGCTGCTCGACCGGCCGCCGTCGACCATCGCCCCCGAGTTGACGCCTGACCCCCGTTTCGCCCCACCTGGCCTGCGGGAGCGGATCGAGACCGTGATAGGTGCTGCCATCAAGGAGCTGCGATGAGCATGAACGTTCCGAACCACCCGCCAGTGGCCGGCACGAATGATGCGGATGCGTCACCTTTCCACGTCGCAGCATTTCCGCCCATTCACCCGGAGTCCCTACCGGATGCGGGGCGTGTGTGTCGCCGCACCTGCTTCACTCCCGGACGTCCCTGGTACGACACCGAGGGCAAACGCATCCAGGCCCATGGCGGATCAATCATCGTCGTCGACGGCGTCTACTACTGGTACGGCGAGAACAAGGAGCGCACCACCCCCGACGGTTCCACCTGGCACTGGGGTGTGCGCGCCTACCGCTCCACCGATCTGTACAACTGGGAGGACTGTGGGCTGATCATCCCGCCGGAGCCGGACGATCCCTCCTCCCCGCTCCACCCGGCCGCGAAGCTGGACCGTCCACACATCGTCTTCAATGCGGAGACGGGATTGTTCGTATGCTGGGTCAAGGTCATGAGCCGACACGGGCAGCGCTCCAGCGTGCTGGTTGCGGACAATCTGCTCGGCCCCTACCGGATGGCACACCGAGACTTCAAGCCGTTGGGCATGAACGCCGGCGACTTCGACCTGGTCGTGGACCCCACCGACGCCAAGGGCTACTACTACTACGAACGGGTCCACTCCGAACTGATCTGCGCCGACCTCACCACCGACTACACCGACGTCACCGGCTACTACTCCACCCACTTCCCCCGGCTGCAACCTCCCTACGTGCGTGAGGCCCCCGCATACTTCGAGCGGGGAGGGCGCCACTATTTGATCACCTCTGGGACCACCGGCTACCTGCCCAACCCATCCATGGTCGCAACCGCTCCCAGCTACCACGGGCCGTGGAGTGAGCAGGGCGATCCACACGCCGGTGATATCACCGGAACCTCTTACCGTTCGCAGATCTCGTCGGTCTTCCGGCATCCGGGCAAACAGGACCTGTACATCGCGTTGGCCGACCGTTGGCTGCCCGCCTGGAACGGTGACGCCCGCCTGGTGCAGCAGGGCTTCGCCGAGCGGTTCAGGCCCATGGGCGGGCAGCGCGCCGACGCCGAGACAATCCTGGACCCCGCGCCCAGCCCCGCCGTCGAGGCCTCTCTCTATGAACTGAATGGCGCCGACACCGCCGTGGCCGACTATGTCTGGCTCCCGATTCGCTTTGACGACGACCGCGTCCGGATCGACTGGCACGACGAGTGGCGCGTCGAGGACTTCGACTGACCGCCGACTGCGGCCGCAACAGATTGCCTGCAAATACACGACCCGATAAGGAGACCCCGAATGCACAGCGCACCCTGGTTGGACACCAGCCTCAGTCCGGCGCAACGCGCCGACCGTCTACTCGCAGACATGCCAACGGCCGAGAAGCTCAGCCAGCTGCAATGCGTGTTCCCCCGCAGCTGCGACGCCGACACGGACATCCAGGCCGTTGTCGCGGGGACGCCGCTCGGAGTCGGTCACGTCACCACCCTGGAAATGCGACGAGTCACCGATATTGCCGAGGTAGCGGCGTTCCAGCGCCGCCTCCAGGCCGAGATCATTGCCCGTCAGCCCCACGGCATCCCCGCGGCCTTCCACATGGAGGCCGTTTGCGGCGCGTATCTGCCCGGTGCCGTCTCCCTCCCCAACGGAATCGGTCGCGGCGCCTCCTTCGACCCGGAGCTGGAGGAGGAACTCGGACGGATCGTCGGCGCTCAGGAACGGGCTGTCGGCATCACCTATTCCCTTGCCCCAGTACTCGACATCGCCCGAGACCCCCGCATGGGACGTTTCGGCGAGGCCTACGGCGAGGACCCCACGTTGGCCGGTGCCCTGGGTGCCGCCTTCACCCGTGGCCTTCAGGCCGACGACGGCACCGGCCGGCGCACCGAGGCGGTTGCCAAGCACTTCGTCGGCTTCCACGGCTCAGAGGGGGGTATCCATGGTGCTCACGCACCCGTGACCGCCCGCCTCCTGCGCGAGGTCTACGCCAAGCCCTTCCAGGCTGCTATTAATGCCGGGCTCGGGGGCGTCATGCCCTGCTACAACTCGATCAATGGCGAAGTCGCATCCGGCTCCCGCAGCCTGCTCACCGGCCTGCTCCGCGAGGAGATGGGATTCACGGGTGTGGTCGTCTCCGACTACGGCGCCATCGGCAACATGCACGCATTCCAGAAGGTCGCCGCGACCTTCGCCGACGCGGGGCAACGCGCCCTTACCGCCGGCATGGATGCCGAATGGCATGAAATCCAGGGGTTCAACGATGAGCTTGCCGCCCGCTTCGACTCCGGCCGGGCGGACATGGCCGCGCTGGATCGTGCAGTGCGCCGAGTGTTGGAGGCCAAGTTCCGC
This genomic window contains:
- a CDS encoding LacI family DNA-binding transcriptional regulator gives rise to the protein MSASPVPSGQSKPRKRATIKDVAAEAGVSVAAVSKVLRNAYGVSDQMRQRVEAAIEKLNYRPRTGARTMRGSSQTIGLVLTDFQSPFQFEVAEAVASRLADTPYQDILTIAGTSPEGYRRRIDSLVDLQVDGIILISPRLDMASLNRLAKTMPLTTVALHGEPELFDTVVTDEHHGAQLMVDHLVSLGHEWIAHTAMPLSSVENGYLLSQTMRRRGFVRAMENHGLTPDVIETYYSEAGGRDAAERALTRRHRPTAIFAGTDAVAFGVLDYIEEQGLTVPGDMSVSGYDNVHATALRRVSLTTIDQSGEQTGKAAIDLLLERINGRAEPTRRIIEPTLVTRSTTAPPPARR
- a CDS encoding ABC transporter substrate-binding protein — encoded protein: MRLVTRRSMLTGSAAVTIGAILAACTGGANNTGGGAASGGAKDTLTLGMTADIEGWDPNNQPGYQGWPGEAIWGLVCRPNEFGELEPSLAESWEISDDRRSFTAHLRQGTTFSDGATADAEAVRANFEFAATNEATRSLYEGITFDVPDAQTITLTWPEPQPLMNDRISRVKLTSPDLIDSGNLNDKPVGFGPYLLDEAGTTRGSVYSFTKNEEYWEADAYPYAKLVCKVYASETAALNALKTGQIDGTLVNAQSYDEVTGSGFEVKEMNGQTTRLLLTDHKGEIIPALGDVRVRQAINMVFDKQAMVDNLYAGHGEVSHQIFRPGSTAYLDDLADPYPFDVDKAKSLMVEAGYAEGFELELPTMDGQNHDVLMPYVTQQLAELNITVKQVPLTGANAIGDLLSGTYPVVLWQLGNIGDSVQDIDIVVRDTGYWNLEHQKDEYVDEQWDIICTGTDEEAEAAQKAINQYVIDQAWFAPMVNPTSFYAHTANVVIDNVSDLEGLAPKLRDFQ
- a CDS encoding ABC transporter permease, coding for MLTSVWRNLLRSVVVLAVVTFVVFFLMYGNGPGIARAVMGMQAEVTEENVAAKMVELGLDQPLLVQYGHWVQGLFTGDLGRSFYTGQSVTEALATRVPVTLAITAVALVLTALLSVLLGVTAAVKGGRIDRVLQFLSILGTAVPSFITSIVLVFLFAIFWRVLPATGYVSPDVSLGGWAASITLPVLALLIGAVSSAAQQFRTATLDQLGKDYVRTLRARGVSERAVIFRHVLRNAAAPGLTVLSLTVFSLLGGAVFIEQVFALPGLGQLANSSAQIFDVPMVMGTVLVTAVIVLVVNFLGDLAITLLNPKARTR
- a CDS encoding dipeptide/oligopeptide/nickel ABC transporter permease/ATP-binding protein; this translates as MSTPTTPTTETNVSDTVTDTSGGDGRESADSSVLLRLLRNPLADICLLIVAAVVLTAVFAPLLARYGPNVTDLAATNAAPGTPGHPLGGDGSGRDILSRLIWGSRQTVISCLLMLGVSLLVGVSSGLVAGFYRGRFETVAGFVTDVLMSLPSIILLIALYAVTGPNIPVMMAVFGLLTAPTYYRLVRSVVVSVRNELYVDAARVVGLSDARIIGRHILWAVRAPIVIQGAFILASGIGTEAGMSFLGLGDSAGVSWGVMLQVSFNGIYNNPVAVLWPALVISVTILALILLGNALSDALQASARARVVTRRQRRDALEVTIAAHRDDVVAAPDPQAAVSIRGLRVGYTTDSGFREVVHGIDLDVHKGEIHGLVGESGSGKSQIAFSVLGILPKEALKLGGTIMIDGVDVLADEGAMQATRGHKVAYVPQEPMSNLDPSFTIGKQLAYGMRAVTDLSKDQIRERTISLLHSVGIDDAERVMGLYPHEISGGMAQRVLICGALACEPDVIVADEPTTALDVTVQAEVLDLLREFAREGGLALIFVTHNLGVVADLCDTVSVMKDGEIIETQDVESLFAHPREEYTRDLLSSSLSVELMEVES
- a CDS encoding ATP-binding cassette domain-containing protein; this translates as MTSTKAQAKSTGTPLLEVDELVVTFPGARRGQGTTVIHGVSLDLHAGETLSVVGESGSGKTTIGRAILGLAPVSGGEIRFRGRRISNVSRAERRAIARDIQVVFQDPYTSLNPAMRIGDILTEPLQAAGIENSRKRVLELLDAVNMPADTAGRYPREFSGGQRQRIAIARALALDPAVIICDEPTSALDVTTQARVLTLFEDIQQATGVAYLFISHDLGVVNRVSDRIAVLLKGRVVELGDAHQVATAPAHEYTHRLQMAAPVADPVKQRARREARLALARTA
- a CDS encoding alpha-L-rhamnosidase; this translates as MSVPAAPSVVALRFEHHRATSRLLAVETAAPRLSWRVIGAPAGWRQDAYEVEVTSTDGNSTRVTVESAEQILVPWPTAPLASRQAATLRVRVRGGAGDVASTPTGGDAARPDSPEPAEVAAWSPWSAPAEVEAALFDDAEWEGAFISPVGIGGVGERAPVISRTVEVPEGLLAARLRATAHGICEPRINGVRVDDSLLNPGWTSYTHRLQVVTWDVTDMLHPGTNTLDVLLGNGWWRGRLGYLGDSAVYGDRLALAAQLELIHDDRSRTVFATDESWTARESAVVADDLYDGQTTDLRLTDGSINAEETAEHRVEIVPATPSGTTRGATAPQLIPHAAPRIRPTGALPAQRVWNSPSGKTLVDFGQNAVGVVRLTVRGLESGTEITIRHAEVLEDGELGIRPLRAARATDTWILPDAGEHVLQPTLTLHGLRYAEVSGIPDLAAQDVELVIIGSDLEPAGAFRCSHPLLNQLHDNVVWSTRGNFVSIPTDCPQRDERLGWTGDIQVFAPTAAYLFDTTSFLQSWLIDLAAEQYEDGGVRHFTPTFEPTVKHAPAAAWGDAATLVPWAVYEATGDPEVLRAQLPSMRAWVDRVATLAGEDRIWSGGFQFGDWLDPTAPPDRPADAKADPDVVATAYFIRSARVVADTADRLNEAVVAAHYRRLADEARAAFNRAFVTPAGRIHSDAQTVYALAICWDLLPTAQQRAFAGERLADLVRLSGFHIATGFVGTPLVIPALVATGHADVAGRLLLQTECPSWLYPVTMGATTIWERWDSMLPNGDINPGEMTSFNHYALGAVADWLHRGLAGLSPAVPGWGHVEIAPAPIDGVTSAATSHLSPYGRIAVSWEVHNGVLELTADLPVGVTGTVRLPDDSPDTAAVDIGPGHHAFAAPLPARERPRPRTVRELMDDPAAWEALIAVMADAGDLTVDSAGLARRMRPLLDRPPSTIAPELTPDPRFAPPGLRERIETVIGAAIKELR
- a CDS encoding family 43 glycosylhydrolase, whose translation is MSMNVPNHPPVAGTNDADASPFHVAAFPPIHPESLPDAGRVCRRTCFTPGRPWYDTEGKRIQAHGGSIIVVDGVYYWYGENKERTTPDGSTWHWGVRAYRSTDLYNWEDCGLIIPPEPDDPSSPLHPAAKLDRPHIVFNAETGLFVCWVKVMSRHGQRSSVLVADNLLGPYRMAHRDFKPLGMNAGDFDLVVDPTDAKGYYYYERVHSELICADLTTDYTDVTGYYSTHFPRLQPPYVREAPAYFERGGRHYLITSGTTGYLPNPSMVATAPSYHGPWSEQGDPHAGDITGTSYRSQISSVFRHPGKQDLYIALADRWLPAWNGDARLVQQGFAERFRPMGGQRADAETILDPAPSPAVEASLYELNGADTAVADYVWLPIRFDDDRVRIDWHDEWRVEDFD